GACGAACCCCCCGAGCGAGGTGCTCTTTTCGACCGGCGTCTGCTTCACGACGGTGTCGTCGTCGATGCGCTCGCGGGCGCGTTCGATGTCAACGTACTGCACGGGCAATGCGTCCGGGTCGGATTCGGGTTCGGTGTCGGTCATAGGTTCTGAAAGGGGGAGGTCTCAGCGGATGATCTTGTCGCGGCCGGGGTCGAACAGGGGCTCGTCTCGGACGGTCGCCTCGTACAGTTCGCCCTCACACCGGACCTGGACGTCGGTGCCGGCCTCGGTGTACTCCGTCGGGAGGTAGGTGTAGGCGATCGACTCGCCGATGCTGTAGCCGTAATCGGCCGCCTGGACGTAGCCCTGGGGTTCGCCGTCGACGAGGACGGGACGCCCCGAGAGCAGGACGTCGTCGGAGTCGTCCAGCGTGATCGGCGTGATTTCGTTTTCGATCCCCTCAGCCTTCGCCGCTTCGAGGGCCTCCTTCCCGACGAAGTCGGTGTCGAGGTCGACGGCGAAGCCGAGGCCGGCCTCGTAGGGGTTCGAGTCGGTGTCGATGTCTGTGCCCCACAGGCGGTAGCCCTTCTCCAAGCGCATCGACGAGAGCGCGCCGCCGCCCATCGGGCGGACGTCGAGGTCCTGGCCGGCCTCCCAGAGCGTCTCCCAGAGGCGATTTCCATATTCGCTCGGCGCCCACAGCTCCCACCCGAGTTCGCCGACGTAGGAGACTCGCAGCGCGATGACGGGCACCTCGCCCACGTAGATCTGTTTCGCGCTGAAGTACGGGAAGCCGTCGTCGGAGACGTCGGCGTCGGTACAGCGCTGGAGCAGGAGGCGCGACTTCGGCCCCCACAGCCCGATGGTGCTCTTTGCGCCCTCCTCGACCGTCACGGAGACTGTCTCGGGGGCGTGGTCTTCGAGCCAGCCGCCGTGGATGCCGGGGGAGTTGCCGCCGCCGGTGGTGACCATATACTCGTCGTCGCCGAGGCGGACGACCGTTACGTCCGCGAGGATGCCGCCGCCCTCGTTCAGGAGCAAGGAGTAGCGGACGTCGCCGACGTCGATGTCGACGTCGTTGCTGCACATCCGCTGGAGGAAGTCGCCGGCGTCGGCGCCCTCGACCATAATCGAGCTGAACGAGGTCATATCGAACATCGAGACCGCATCGCGGGTGTGGAGGTGCTCTGCGCCCTCGATCTTCGATCGATTGATGCCCTGCCAGCCGTCCTGCGCGGGGATCTGCTCGTCGTATTTCTCGACGAGGTCCGCGTTGGACTCGTACCACTGGGCGGACTCCCAGCCGCCGGACTGGTAGAACTCCGCGCCGAGTTCCTTCTGCTGGTGGTAGAAGGGGCTCGTGCGCAGGCCGCGGTGCTTCTCGGGCTGCCAGCGCGGCTCGACGATGCTGTAGACCTGGCGGTAGCGCGTCGCGCCCTTGTCGACGAAGTAGTCCTTCTCGCCCGCGTGGGGCTCGAAGCGGCGGACGTGGACGCCGCCGGTGTCGACCGGGCCCGACGGCAGGCGGGGGACGCCGTTCTCCATCCACTCGGCGACGATCTTGCCGTAGCCGCCGGAGTGGGTCCACCAGATGGCGAGCGCGCTCCAGAGGCCCTCGACCTTCGTCGGGCCGACCGCGGGCATCCCGTCGGGCGTGAAGACGAAGATGCCGTTCTCGGTCATCTCGTAGTCGACGTCCTGGGTGACGGGCAGGAGCTCGTCGAAGGCCTGCTTCGCGGACTTTTCCCTGTCGGGATGGGTGGGCTCTTCCCAGTGTTCGCGGGTGAATCCGTGGACGGACGCCTGGCCGTCCTCGGAGTTCTTCCCCATCGCGTCGGGGTCGACCGAGAGCGTCTCGTGGTTGTACGAGCCCATCCCCAGGCTGTTGCCGTGGGTCCGGAAGTACAGGGAGTTGTCCTGGTCGCGGCCGACGGGGCGGTGCGGCCCCTCGCTCATGTACTCCTGGATGTCGCGGTCGCCGGGCACGGGCAGGCCCTCGGTGTTCTCGCCGACGCTGCTGTCGTGGTCCGCGAGTTCGTCGAGGGGCTCGGTGACGACGTACTGGTGCTCGACGGGCGCGATCGGGAGGTCCAGGTCGGCGAGCTGTCCGGTCTGGTAGCCCCAGTTGTTGGTGGCGATCACACAGCGGTCGCACTCGATCGTGCCGCGGTCGGTGTGGACGGCGGTGATCTCCCCGCCGGCGACGTCGAGGTCCGTGACCTCGGTGTTGCCGTAGAAGTCGGCGCCGTGGCTGTTGGCGATGTACCACTGGAGCGCCGCGATGCCGTCGACGCGGCCGTCCGTGGGGGAGTAGTAGCCGCCGAGGATCTCGTCTTCGTCCACGAGCGGGAGGTGCTCTGTGACCTCCTCGGGCGTGAGGAGCTGGGGGTCCGGGAGCCCGTAGGACTCGGCCCACTCGACGCGGCGGCGGAGGAAGTCCATCCGTTCCTCGCTCCGGGCGAGTTCGATGCCGCCGACTTCGTCGTAGACCCCGGCGTCCGAGAGGAGGCGGCTGGTGTAGTGGGCCGCCTTGGTCTGGATCTTCGAGGGCGAGGTCTGGAACATGATCCCCGGCGCGTGGACCGACGACCCGCCGGTGACGGGGAGCGGTCCCTGGTCGATGACGGCGACGTCCTCGGCGCCGAGCTCGCTGAGGTGGTAGGCGACGCTGCAACCGACCGCCCCGGCGCCGACGACGACGGTCTCCGCCTGCGATGGAAGCTCTGCACTCATTCGTTCTCGTCCGTCGGTGTCGCTCTCACGGGCATAAAGACAACGGTGGCCCGGATAATCGACCAACGGCATCACCCTCCGAGGGTGGATAATACCGCATATTCAAGACGGCCGATCGGACGGCGTCGGACCGCGACCGCGGCTCGACGGCGAACCTCATTGAGACAGATTTTTGATACTATCGGTCGCGTCAGTCACGACGCGCCCGCGACCGTCGAGCACCGGCGGGGCCGAATGGCCTCACGCGTCGCCGACGCGGGGGCTCGGGTCGCGGTCGCGGACGGCGTCCAAGAGGTCACACAGCGCGTCGGCCGAGCGGTCGAGGAGCTCCGCGCCCAGGTCGGCGCTGGACTCGCGCGGGTCCCCGACGACGCCGTTGTCGGTGAACTCCTCGGAGTCGACCGCGAGGTTCACGCGGCCCTGCCAGTCGCCCCAGCGGTCGCTGCCGCCCGCCGCGGCCTCCTCCAGGCGGTCCTCGTGGACGGTCTCGGGGTTCGTGTGGCGGAGGAGGGACGTCTCCAGCGGCCCGGCGTGGCCCATATCCGAGCTGTGGTCGCCCACCTCGTCGAACCACGTGAACGGGACGGCGTAGGCGTCGTCGCGGCGGACGATCCGCGCGGTCACCTCTTTCAGCGCCGAGATGTTCCCGCCGTGGCCGTTGACGACGACGACGCGGTCCCAGCCGTGACTGGCGAGGCTCCCGACGATGTCGCGGACGTACGCGCGGAAGGTATCTTCGCTCGTCCAGAGGGTGCCCGCGAAGTGGCGGTGCTCCTCGGCGACGCCGACGGGAACGGCGGGCGCGACCATCACCGGATCGCGGTACCGCTCGGCGGCCGCGTCCGCGACCGCCTCGGCGTCGAGCGTGTCGGTGCCGAGCGGGGCGTGGGGGCCGTGCTGTTCGGTGCTGCCGACCGGGAGCAGAGCGAGGTGTGTCTCCGCCGCCTCGGCGTCGGTCCACGTCGTGGTCTCCAGATCCATATCCGGTTCGTGGCAAAGCGGACCGATAAACGTACGGCCCTCGGGCGGAGGGTTCCCAAACCCGGGGTTTTTGTCCCGCCGACGCCCGGTTCCGAGTATGGAGTACGCCCCGGTGAGTCACTCGACGAGCGATCGGCGCCTCGGGCGCTTTCCCTCCGGTCGGGACCTCTCGGTGACGGTCCACCACTACGAAGGGGGCCCGGGGCCGACGGTGTACGTCCAGGCCGCCCAGCACGGCATCGAACTCAACGGCCCCGCGGTACTGCGGCGCCTCCACGAGCGCCTCTGCGACGCCGAAATCGCGGGCACGGTCGTCGCGGTCCCGGTGGCGAACCCGATCGCGTTCGACCACCGGTCGTATCTGACGCCCGAGGCGATCGACGCGTTCAACGCGAACTTCAATCGCATCTGGCCGGGCGACGCCGGCGGGAGCTTCCAGGAGCGGCTGGTCGCGAACCTCTGGCCGCTCGTTTCGGCCGCGGACGCCGCGGTCGACCTCCACACGGGGATGCCGGAGATGCTCGAACACGTCCGGTTTCGGGAGTCGGATCCGGCGGCGCGGTCGCTCGCGGAGGCGTTCGGGACCGAGTTCCTG
This is a stretch of genomic DNA from Halobellus sp. MBLA0158. It encodes these proteins:
- a CDS encoding succinylglutamate desuccinylase/aspartoacylase family protein codes for the protein MEYAPVSHSTSDRRLGRFPSGRDLSVTVHHYEGGPGPTVYVQAAQHGIELNGPAVLRRLHERLCDAEIAGTVVAVPVANPIAFDHRSYLTPEAIDAFNANFNRIWPGDAGGSFQERLVANLWPLVSAADAAVDLHTGMPEMLEHVRFRESDPAARSLAEAFGTEFLLADEDPIEERDGDGGDGAAGGEDFAGKFRQAAARAGVPAITAELSNSRTVSRPAVETGVAGVWNVLRERDVVAEPAEPTGTQRLLRDDLPRVFGEASGLFELRADLSVGDEVAEGAEIGTVYDPSSFEHLETIRASGDGVVYSVARGRVVVTGERLASIASVV
- a CDS encoding creatininase family protein; protein product: MDLETTTWTDAEAAETHLALLPVGSTEQHGPHAPLGTDTLDAEAVADAAAERYRDPVMVAPAVPVGVAEEHRHFAGTLWTSEDTFRAYVRDIVGSLASHGWDRVVVVNGHGGNISALKEVTARIVRRDDAYAVPFTWFDEVGDHSSDMGHAGPLETSLLRHTNPETVHEDRLEEAAAGGSDRWGDWQGRVNLAVDSEEFTDNGVVGDPRESSADLGAELLDRSADALCDLLDAVRDRDPSPRVGDA
- a CDS encoding GcvT family protein; translation: MSAELPSQAETVVVGAGAVGCSVAYHLSELGAEDVAVIDQGPLPVTGGSSVHAPGIMFQTSPSKIQTKAAHYTSRLLSDAGVYDEVGGIELARSEERMDFLRRRVEWAESYGLPDPQLLTPEEVTEHLPLVDEDEILGGYYSPTDGRVDGIAALQWYIANSHGADFYGNTEVTDLDVAGGEITAVHTDRGTIECDRCVIATNNWGYQTGQLADLDLPIAPVEHQYVVTEPLDELADHDSSVGENTEGLPVPGDRDIQEYMSEGPHRPVGRDQDNSLYFRTHGNSLGMGSYNHETLSVDPDAMGKNSEDGQASVHGFTREHWEEPTHPDREKSAKQAFDELLPVTQDVDYEMTENGIFVFTPDGMPAVGPTKVEGLWSALAIWWTHSGGYGKIVAEWMENGVPRLPSGPVDTGGVHVRRFEPHAGEKDYFVDKGATRYRQVYSIVEPRWQPEKHRGLRTSPFYHQQKELGAEFYQSGGWESAQWYESNADLVEKYDEQIPAQDGWQGINRSKIEGAEHLHTRDAVSMFDMTSFSSIMVEGADAGDFLQRMCSNDVDIDVGDVRYSLLLNEGGGILADVTVVRLGDDEYMVTTGGGNSPGIHGGWLEDHAPETVSVTVEEGAKSTIGLWGPKSRLLLQRCTDADVSDDGFPYFSAKQIYVGEVPVIALRVSYVGELGWELWAPSEYGNRLWETLWEAGQDLDVRPMGGGALSSMRLEKGYRLWGTDIDTDSNPYEAGLGFAVDLDTDFVGKEALEAAKAEGIENEITPITLDDSDDVLLSGRPVLVDGEPQGYVQAADYGYSIGESIAYTYLPTEYTEAGTDVQVRCEGELYEATVRDEPLFDPGRDKIIR